One Pseudobacteriovorax antillogorgiicola genomic region harbors:
- a CDS encoding c-type cytochrome, which translates to MKKVGIVYGCALLLSSITVSSCQKDSSQSGDVEVQGPSEPAQGGDSVAGGQSPSSDGPAFSEFKDQVLKECQDSLGLFASEIVYTGFDGTNEFQSPLWTSSSCKIEADIEAAEGRYTSAQMRELFEGIVEIRDLETLAEGKTFQVSFGTAGIFSWDEAASALEFGEYGAILEATAAGESDVTITLGELSTTVKVIAKEYQAADTNAGEQIYDGTTAVDGVTACASCHQSANGVDHSPNWVSVCSDAELASAITTGEYGNNDQDEEGMCTGYKLSVAHSWSLNADQANQVIAYLRTLPLQPEAANEEEEADADAEE; encoded by the coding sequence ATGAAAAAAGTAGGGATTGTTTACGGCTGCGCACTGCTATTAAGTTCAATAACCGTATCATCATGTCAAAAAGATTCGAGTCAGAGTGGGGATGTTGAGGTCCAAGGGCCAAGCGAGCCAGCCCAAGGAGGTGATAGTGTTGCCGGAGGTCAAAGTCCTTCGTCAGATGGTCCAGCCTTTAGCGAATTCAAGGATCAGGTGCTAAAAGAGTGTCAAGATAGCCTTGGCTTGTTCGCAAGCGAGATTGTTTACACTGGATTTGATGGCACCAATGAATTCCAATCACCTTTGTGGACAAGCTCCTCATGTAAGATCGAAGCTGACATAGAAGCGGCTGAAGGTCGCTACACCTCAGCCCAGATGCGAGAGTTGTTTGAAGGTATCGTTGAGATTAGAGATCTTGAAACTCTTGCCGAAGGTAAAACCTTTCAAGTCAGTTTTGGAACGGCTGGGATTTTTAGCTGGGACGAGGCGGCGAGTGCCTTAGAATTTGGTGAATATGGCGCCATCCTTGAGGCCACGGCCGCTGGTGAAAGCGATGTTACAATAACTCTTGGCGAATTGAGCACAACGGTAAAAGTCATTGCTAAAGAATATCAGGCAGCTGATACCAATGCCGGTGAGCAAATCTATGATGGAACGACAGCTGTCGATGGAGTCACTGCCTGTGCTAGTTGTCATCAATCTGCCAACGGGGTTGACCACTCGCCAAACTGGGTTTCTGTTTGTTCTGATGCCGAACTTGCTAGTGCAATCACAACTGGGGAGTATGGCAACAACGATCAGGATGAAGAAGGAATGTGCACAGGCTATAAGCTGTCCGTCGCGCATAGCTGGTCTTTGAATGCAGATCAAGCGAACCAGGTTATCGCTTACCTGAGAACGTTACCACTCCAGCCGGAAGCTGCGAACGAGGAAGAAGAAGCTGACGCTGACGCTGAGGAATAA